From the Saccharomycodes ludwigii strain NBRC 1722 chromosome I, whole genome shotgun sequence genome, one window contains:
- a CDS encoding uncharacterized protein (similar to Saccharomyces cerevisiae YBR086C | IST2 | Increased Sodium Tolerance): MNSSTTRHKSKSKGTSSSSRSTSYSKPKSTSASSRSSSNSRDIKGNTLTAANPNDISNVTSTLDDEVLATAMDPNYVVSVNNYNDTKINKIMYEINKTIDPNCQIIVRHGTDKEKKHVLLLIRSELPDFIYKLKANQNLPKLLLLSPNDSKICTAIYNKTELKDNQMFYSTISKKLFLDTNSLKKLADLTCPENALYFAFVQTYIYFLTPLAVLGLIMKLWYSSTGNSQGFEFNYFYAAVLSLWSILFINIWKYNLAINRFKFVKSLRNPTLNVLNIMPGSGESVLMKNLLFIPIILLFAIVLISFQIFCFVVEIFLNQIYNGGGKLFLSFVPTILFCLFNPVFTMIYNKFFVDPFVKWENGSNPIKSKVIKNFVLVSISNYVPLLITLFLYLPNGYLLNDNLNTIRILFDQYQVPVIQNEFKVDVNRFRNQYFYFIFVAQVLAIFMENILPALLHALFVASNKRKLLSIGKLDKRPEAKFLYSIRTDVLNNAWGEFNVDDDYKKFVLQFGFITMFSVISPLAPLYAIFINLVMYKCDLWRLFNKCSKTVSLPADYYTKGLPANANLNAYPPNTPQNNVGTPVAANTNSNAINMGNTPNNSDNPIANLLESINYTTISPWDTILNIISSFSFLISPSIIVMYKYTYLPSVGYSTVLFKRDLWFAQSPLVYDWKTIFIVAVLVEHTELLLNFVISKIVAFSNKSSSFINSFLTGYSPEYDELKAANDKQILRRITEYPDFNNFDDFQYFSNRMSYRNNIISNVLHNEKQAQFQREHVLEQQLQQQQQLEEQLQQQQAQFQNLQQQMQQQQLASQQQQQFIEQQAQQQLQQQQQLSLQQSLQKDQQLQQKDQQLQQKDQQLQQKEQQLQQKEQQLQQKEQQLQQVQNQQENFDRLTSTDDYKNMNSYQRQDIGAAASNRSSSYSEYVPMNAVKSTSTTFRNASMSAAIPGSHSTNNIHSSFKSKSYAERSPSKNSIVASTSLHSLAKKISSSAFSLGHSPSPSSTSLSGYKNLRDSISAAPPLPVNAAAAVESMNNSGSTDRLKDFANQEIIIDEGKSVSNDVAYSNKKSANSISRVSSRVMNEVSRVSSRVMNEVSRVSSRVNNNNNNNNNNNTSGNNGSTNVSANIADLDPKANLSTSFRDDIISQSNSTTAATTATTTTTDFNQDKIYHAINEEENLDEDAGATLPNVIPTSANYAVRNEKHDTHNDDYEQMQNNDEERKNGIYSDQKQKHLQKQHHHDYNNDHREKQKSIASHEIGNTHSLSPVTLTKSPSNLTSNFGTVRKSPMRSTTVSGMPSTGLNNSTSMSDIPRNYSTGYTKSINRSDSIQINNNINGSSTPSRHHSFASNSLAPNTNNPVPPLNTYSNNNITGLNGNNNAVSRNQSLISTSPAFNTNNVIPPLNTYSNNNINGLTGNLNMGMNTYSNNNINALGGNVNHMGTNTYSNNNIATLNEYSTVPAINTNGYSNTNSFAYSGNGMNTMNTGLASPVNSFNTNLQNTGMQGMNMNTNTYMQPLQNMNNNFAVDDSIANSPQQNNSFYSSQHSDLTDSQTRGPSMVDKVLSGTKVESRDETIAKLKAKAAKKQQKRLKEQAKKLQEAKAKDTPLAIFGKMTKEEKELLKKEKEKEKELKKKEREKERKEKILNKEKEKKQKIQAKKQKMLEKKMQKERKKLGLTPLKKNKKEEPKATKEDAKVVEEDKKEVTNKKDKGHKHQDDVSNVESRDSGFDSGSFTSGSSYSYTDDDSYSDYDDDEPHRHGKKEKKSSDNKEENKEENKENVEEKEAKKEESKEDKDNKKGKKSRIPSISTKSKTADETKAFFRRVKENL, encoded by the coding sequence ATGAACAGTAGTACTACTAGACATAAGAGCAAAAGTAAAGGTACtagtagcagtagtagATCTACTAGTTATAGTAAGCCCAAATCTACTTCTGCGTCTTCAAGATCATCTTCAAATTCAAGAGATATTAAAGGTAATACATTAACTGCTGCCAATCCAAATGATATTAGCAATGTTACTTCAACACTTGATGATGAGGTTTTGGCTACAGCTATGGATCCCAATTATGTAGTTTctgttaataattataatgataCCAAGATTAACAAAATCATGTACGAAATCAATAAAACCATTGATCCTAATTGCCAAATTATTGTTAGACATGGAActgataaagaaaagaaacacgttttattattaatcaGATCCGAGTTACctgattttatttataaattgaaaGCCAACCAAAATTTACCCAAATTGCTATTGCTTTCTCCTAATGATAGCAAAATTTGTACCGCTATCTATAACAAAACTGAATTGAAAGATAACCAGATGTTTTATTCTAcaatttccaaaaaacTCTTTTTAGATACCAATTCcttgaaaaaattggcTGATTTGACTTGTCCAGAAAATGCCTTATACTTTGCATTTGTGCAAACttacatttattttttaacccCGTTAGCCGTTCTAGGGTTAATCATGAAATTATGGTACTCAAGTACCGGTAATTCTCAAGGATTTGAGTTTAATTATTTCTACGCTGCTGTTTTGTCTTTATggtctattttatttattaatatatggAAATACAATTTGGCGATTAACcgttttaaatttgttaaatcTTTAAGAAATCCAACGTTAAATGTTTTGAACATTATGCCTGGTAGTGGTGAATCCgttttaatgaaaaaccTTTTGTTTATTCCTATTATATTGCTTTTTGCCATTGTTTTAATTAgctttcaaattttttgttttgttgttgaaatttttttgaaccAAATTTACAATGGAGGTGGAAAACTCTTTTTGTCATTTGTTCCAACAATcttgttttgtttgtttaatCCAGTGTTTACTATGATTTACAACAAATTTTTCGTAGACCCTTTTGTTAAATGGGAAAATGGTTCTAATCCAATTAAATCCAaagtaattaaaaattttgtgTTGGTATCTATTTCCAATTACGTTCCATTATTAATTACATTATTTCTATACCTACCAAATGGGTATTTGCTGAATGACAATTTGAACACTATCCGAATCTTGTTTGATCAATATCAAGTTCCAGTAATTCAAAATGAGTTTAAAGTTGATGTCAACCGTTTTAGAAAccagtatttttattttatttttgtcgCCCAGGTCCTTGCTATATTtatggaaaatattttgccTGCTTTGTTGCACGCCTTGTTTGTTGCTTCAAATAAGCGGAAATTATTATCTATTGGTAAGCTAGATAAGAGACCGGAGGCTAAATTTTTGTACTCTATCAGAACCGATGTACTTAATAATGCATGGGGCGAATTCAATGTAGATgatgattataaaaaatttgtgtTACAATTTGGGTTTATTACAATGTTCTCTGTCATCTCTCCATTAGCTCCATTATATgccatttttatcaatcTGGTAATGTATAAATGCGATTTATGGagattatttaataaatgttCTAAAACCGTTTCCTTGCCGGCAGATTATTACACTAAAGGTTTACCTGCCAATGCAAATTTAAACGCCTATCCTCCTAATACACCACAAAATAATGTTGGCACACCTGTTGCTGCTAATACTAACTCAAATGCTATTAATATGGGCAATACGCCCAATAACAGTGACAACCCAATTGCTAATTTGTTGGAAAGCATTAATTATACGACTATTTCTCCATGGGatacaattttaaatattatttcctcattttcctttttgatTTCACCAAGTATAATTGTTATGTACAAATATACCTATTTGCCAAGCGTTGGTTATTCTACTGTCTTGTTTAAACGTGATTTGTGGTTTGCTCAATCTCCATTGGTTTATGACTGGAAGACTATTTTCATTGTTGCTGTTTTAGTGGAACATACTGAGCTATTACTGAATTTTGTTATCAGTAAAATTGTTGCATTTAGTAATAAATCTAGcagttttattaattcatttttaacaGGTTATTCTCCAGAATATGATGAATTGAAAGCGGCTAATGATAAGCAGATTTTACGTAGGATTACTGAGTACCCagattttaataactttGATGATTTCCAATATTTCAGCAATCGTATGAGTTATAGGAACAACATTATCAGTAATGTGTTAcataatgaaaaacaagCGCAATTTCAAAGGGAACACGTTTTGGAACAACAAttgcaacaacaacaacagttGGAAGAGCaattacaacaacaacaagctcagtttcaaaatcttcaacaacaaatgcaacaacaacaattggCTAgtcagcaacaacaacaattcaTCGAGCAACAAgcacaacaacaactacaacaacagcaacaacttTCTTTACAACAGTCACTGCAAAAGGATCAACAGTTACAACAAAAAGATCAACAACTACAACAAAAAGATCAACAGCTACAAcaaaaagaacaacaatTGCAGCAAAAGGAACAACAATTGCAAcaaaaagaacaacaatTGCAGCAGGTTCAGAATCAACAGGAAAATTTTGATCGTTTAACTAGCACAGATGATTATAAGAATATGAATAGTTATCAACGTCAAGATATAGGAGCTGCTGCCAGTAACAGATCTAGTTCTTACAGTGAATATGTACCAATGAACGCTGTGAAAAGCACGTCAACTACTTTCCGTAACGCAAGTATGAGTGCTGCTATACCAGGCAGTCATAGtaccaataatattcaTTCTAGTTTCAAAAGCAAGAGTTATGCTGAGAGATCTCCCTCTAAAAACAGCATTGTTGCCTCCACTTCTCTACATAGTTTAGCTAAAAAGATTTCTTCCTCTGCTTTTAGTTTAGGTCATTCTCCATCCCCTTCTTCCACAAGTCTTTCTGGATATAAGAACTTGAGAGATTCTATTAGCGCCGCTCCTCCCTTGCCTGTTAacgctgctgctgctgtcGAGTCAATGAATAATTCTGGTAGTACTGATCGTTTGAAAGATTTTGCAAATCAAGAAATTATTATCGATGAGGGCAAATCTGTTTCTAACGATGTTGCTTATAGTAACAAGAAAAGTGCCAACAGTATTAGTAGAGTTTCAAGTCGTGTTATGAACGAGGTCAGTAGGGTTTCAAGTCGTGTTATGAATGAGGTTAGTAGGGTTTCAAGTcgtgttaataataataataataataataataataataatactagtGGTAATAACGGTTCTACCAATGTTTCTGCTAACATCGCTGACCTTGATCCAAAGGCCAATTTGTCGACCTCCTTTAGAGACGATATTATTTCTCAAAGCAACTCTACTACTGCTGctactactgctactaccaccaccacAGATTTTAACCAAGACAAAATTTATCATGCCAttaatgaagaagaaaatttgGATGAAGATGCTGGTGCTACTTTACCCAATGTTATCCCAACCTCTGCGAATTATGCTGttagaaatgaaaaacatGATACACATAATGATGATTACGAACAAATGCAGAATAATGacgaagaaagaaaaaatggcATTTACTCTgatcaaaaacaaaaacatctacaaaaacaacaccACCATGACTACAATAATGACCACCGTGAGAAACAAAAATCTATTGCTTCTCATGAAATTGGCAACACCCATTCTTTAAGCCCTGTAACTTTGACTAAATCACCATCCAACTTAACAAGTAATTTTGGTACAGTAAGAAAAAGTCCAATGAGATCAACAACTGTTTCTGGAATGCCATCCACTGGGTTGAATAATTCCACTTCGATGTCAGATATTCCTAGAAATTATTCAACTGGTTATACCAAATCAATCAATCGCTCTGATAGTattcaaataaacaataatattaatggtaGCAGTACCCCTAGTCGTCATCACTCTTTTGCTAGCAATTCACTTGCTCCCAATACAAATAACCCTGTACCTCCTTTAAATACCTATTcgaataataacattacGGGGTTAAATGGCAACAATAATGCTGTTAGTCGCAACCAGTCCTTGATTAGTACTTCGCCCGCCTTCAACACTAATAATGTTATTCCACCTTTGAACACCTAttctaacaataatattaatggttTAACTGGCAATCTCAACATGGGTATGAACACttattctaataataatattaacgCTTTAGGTGGCAATGTTAACCACATGGGCACCAATACTTAttctaataacaatattgcTACTTTAAATGAGTACTCAACCGTCCCAGCCATAAATACCAATGGTTACAGTAACACCAATTCGTTTGCTTATTCTGGCAATGGCATGAACACCATGAATACTGGCTTGGCTAGCCCAGTAAATAGTTTTAATacaaatttacaaaatacTGGAATGCAAGGCATGAATATGAATACCAATACGTACATGCAACCATTGcaaaatatgaataataattttgctGTCGATGACTCCATTGCTAATTCACCACAGCAAAACAACAGTTTCTATAGCAGCCAACACTCAGATCTTACTGATTCTCAAACCAGGGGTCCGTCAATGGTTGATAAAGTTCTCAGCGGTACTAAAGTTGAGAGCAGAGATGAAACTATTGCTAAATTGAAAGCCAAAGCGGCTaagaaacaacaaaagagGTTAAAAGAACAAGCCAAAAAATTACAGGAAGCCAAAGCTAAGGATACTCCATTGGCTATTTTTGGTAAGATGACTAAGgaggaaaaagaattgttaaagaaggaaaaggaaaaggaaaaagagttgaagaagaaagaaagggaaaaggagagaaaggaaaagatattaaataaagaaaaggaaaagaagcAGAAAATTCAGGccaaaaagcaaaaaatgTTAGAGAAAAAGATGCAAAAGGAGAGGAAAAAGTTGGGATTAACTcctttgaagaaaaataagaagGAGGAACCAAAGGCCACTAAAGAAGATGCAAAGGTTGTTGAAGAGGATAAAAAGGAAgttacaaacaaaaaagataaaggtCACAAACATCAGGATGATGTTTCTAACGTTGAATCTCGTGATAGCGGCTTTGATTCTGGTTCTTTTACCAGTGGTTCCTCCTATTCATACACCGACGACGATTCATATTCTGAttatgatgatgacgaaCCTCATCGTCATGGcaagaaggaaaagaaaagttctGATAACAAGGAAGAAAACAAGGAAGAAAACAAGGAAAATGTTGAGGAAAAGGAGgctaaaaaagaagaaagtaAAGAGGATAAagacaataaaaaaggtaaaaaatCTCGTATTCCTAGTATTAGCACCAAGAGTAAAACTGCCGATGAAACTAAGGCCTTTTTCAGGAGAGTTAAGGAAAATTTATAG
- the IST2 gene encoding Ist2p (similar to Saccharomyces cerevisiae YBR086C | IST2 | Increased Sodium Tolerance), whose translation MSSSNILVTQLDPNYIIAIKTAPINVKSSTNETINKIIFAINTEIDPKAQLTTRPGINNSTSFIIFVQSSLSDFITKFNDNAVTRTLAANSTSFKVYPIDTQTEKKLKAQYYKKNLGFLKINGQNLFFLKNSDLAKINEFTNTEVSLYFYFVQNYICSLIPLSLIGCIVRYIANKSNWEFNYFYTGFVFLWSCFTINYWKYNLEPNFNSKIIAGEKKIVKNELNNTGSNDNIVFLKKLLFSPIALTFLVCLLCFQLICFFIEIFLTQIYDGKGKMILALLPTVLISVYIPLLTKFYNTVFVGRFVAWENSKDPEKSKIIKNFILVFMSNYGPLLITLFLYLPKGYLLNPELNSIRQFVSKYNIPVIQDYFEVDVNRYRSQYFYFTFTAQIIGIVTTNVLPILLEYIMCRLQGSTIAELDKINRLNDRRESVLLIETRKMVLTDNNSAWGSFNPTGDINYYSKFILQFGFIIMFSTIWPLAPMVCLVLNVVMFKCDLWRLFNKCTKLETTANDTNYISIQPWNEIIYLLFWLSTLVSPALIVMYKYTYLPNVGVKRGDIFKRDLWFAESPIIYDWGTIFTATMIFEHIGFLINYIVSHLYATSSNNKRNVNVTESNRLNVVALNEKNLPANGEKVSLINPEENTSTEASGTTREFNSTKKSNDIESVSTKKNSSAVVLNDVESPTMINSSISSDSSPQEKKSDEVTVSSDPTNVSVPLAETKQENLNSKGESALNTESSQDIGQVSKNITNKNNSAIVNTADTSITNATSSNMSKNHNISGSGGDTNKKTDIIGAQTNDTIANTTTATNNTAHRNKIDNFGELLTPIDSSSIAGATLPSIIPTSENYDLRKTLQKKNTMNNENTKAKKHVPTTASSLSLTNNEGTNIIDNISKKDNINHVTKLDDITDVSPTVKLNTKNISTLDTPIKVANKKTRASTTTTTAISKDKPKATSNVAGSADISKKTTTIANTDLKSNGNSTKVRRNKSLRNPESSSANKTEKHHHHHHNSTATVTKSDKHHHDSSAPAGKTEKHHHQHHSGTASNHSNSLGTRGSSLVKRGLKTGTSVFRKI comes from the coding sequence ATGAGTTCGTCGAATATATTAGTTACACAATTAGATCCCAACTACATTATTGCTATAAAAACAGCCCCTATTAATGTAAAGAGCAGTACCAATGAAACTATTAACAAGATCATATTTGCCATTAATACAGAAATTGACCCAAAAGCCCAATTGACTACTAGACCAGGTATTAATAACAGTACCagctttattattttcgttCAAAGTTCCTTATCCgattttattacaaaatttaatgataatgcAGTTACTCGTACCCTAGCCGCTAATTCCACTAGTTTCAAAGTTTATCCCATTGATACTCAaacggaaaaaaaattaaaggcTCAGTATTACAAAAAGAACTTAGGTTTCCTTAAAATTAACGGgcaaaatttattttttttaaaaaattccGATTTGGCCAAAATTAACGAGTTTACTAATACAGAAGtttcattatatttttattttgttcaaaATTACATATGTTCTTTGATTCCGTTATCTTTAATAGGCTGCATCGTTAGATACATTgcaaataaaagtaattgggaatttaattatttttatacgGGTTTCGTTTTTTTATGGAGTTGTTTCACAATTAACTATTGGAAATATAATTTGGAGCctaattttaattctaaaatCATTGCTGgtgagaaaaaaattgtaaaaaatgAGTTAAATAATACTGGGAGTAATGACAACATTGTCTTCCtcaaaaaattgttgttttctCCTATTGCCTTGACTTTTTTGGTCTGTTTATTAtgttttcaattaatttgtttttttattgaaatttttttgactCAAATATATGATGGTAAGGGAAAAATGATTTTAGCTTTACTCCCAACAGTATTAATATCTGTCTATATTCCCttattaacaaaattttataacaCCGTTTTTGTTGGAAGATTTGTTGCTTGGGAGAATAGCAAAGACCCGGAAAAGTCTAAGATCATCAAGAATTTCATATTAGTTTTCATGTCTAATTACGGCCCACTATTGATtacattgtttttatatttaccaAAAGGTTATTTGCTAAATCCTGAATTGAATAGTATTCGCCAATTTGTTTCCAAATATAACATTCCAGTTATTCAAGATTATTTTGAGGTTGATGTAAACCGTTATAGAAGCCAATACTTTTACTTTACATTTACTGCACAGATAATTGGAATTGTAACCACAAATGTTTTGCCTATTCTATTAGAATATATAATGTGTCGCTTGCAGGGTTCGACTATTGCGGAGCTGGACAAAATTAATAGATTAAATGATCGTAGAGAATCAGTACTTTTAATTGAAACAAGGAAAATGGTTTTAACCGATAATAACTCGGCTTGGGGTTCCTTTAATCCTACCGGtgatattaattattatagcAAGTTTATTTTACAGTTTGGTTTTATCATTATGTTTTCTACAATTTGGCCATTGGCTCCAATGGTTTGTTTGGTTTTAAATGTTGTGATGTTTAAATGTGATTTATGGAGATTGTTTAACAAATGCACAAAGCTTGAAACTACCGCTAATGATACTAACTATATTAGTATTCAACCTTGGAACGAGATTATATATCTATTATTTTGGTTATCCACTTTAGTTTCTCCTGCTCTGATTGTTATGTACAAATATACTTATTTGCCCAATGTTGGTGTTAAAAGGGGcgatatttttaaacgTGATTTATGGTTTGCTGAATCTCCGATTATTTATGACTGGGGAACCATCTTCACCGCAACTATGATTTTTGAGCATATTGGATtcttaataaattatatcgTATCTCATCTGTATGCCACCTcatccaataataaaagaaatgttaATGTAACTGAAAGTAACAGATTAAATGTGGTTGCTTTGAATGAGAAAAATCTTCCTGCTAATGGAGAAAAAGTATCACTTATTAATCCTGAGGAAAATACTTCTACAGAAGCAAGTGGCACTACGAGAGAATTTAATTCTACTAAAAAGAGCAATGACATAGAGTCGGTTagtactaaaaaaaattcatccgccgttgttttaaatgatgTTGAGTCACCAACCATGATCAATAGCAGTATCTCGTCGGATTCTTCAccacaagaaaaaaaaagtgatgAAGTTACCGTTAGCTCCGATCCTACTAACGTTAGTGTGCCATTGGCGGaaacaaaacaagaaaatttGAATTCGAAGGGTGAAAGCGCGTTAAATACAGAATCTAGCCAGGATATTGGACaggtttcaaaaaatatcactaataagaataattcTGCCATCGTTAATACAGCTGATACCTCCATAACTAACGCTACTAGTAGCAACATGAGCAAAAACCATAATATTAGTGGTAGTGGTGGTGatacaaacaaaaagacTGATATTATTGGCGCTCAAACTAATGATACTATTGCAAATACTACCACCGCCACCAATAACACTGCTCATCGTAATAAAATTGACAACTTTGGTGAATTATTAACTCCTATTGATAGTAGTTCTATTGCTGGTGCCACACTCCCAAGCATTATACCAACATCTGAGAATTATGATTTGAGAAAAACTCTGCAGAAGAAGAATACTATGAATAATGAAAACACGAAGGCTAAAAAGCATGTACCAACAACGGCATCctcattatcattaactAATAATGAAGGGACAAACATTATTGACAATATTTCAAAGAAAGACAATATTAACCATGTTACCAAGCTGGATGACATTACTGATGTAAGTCCTACagttaaattaaatacTAAGAACATTTCGACTCTTGACACCCCTATTAAAGTTGCCAATAAAAAGACAAGAGCAagtactactactactactgctaTTTCTAAAGATAAGCCCAAAGCCACCAGTAATGTGGCGGGATCTGCCgatatttccaaaaaaacaactaCCATAGCAAATACGGATCTAAAGAGCAATGGTAATAGCACTAAAGTTAGACGGAATAAAAGCTTAAGAAATCCAGAATCAAGTTCTGCTAACAAGACTGAAAAACACCACCATCACCACCATAACAGCACAGCTACCGTTACCAAGAGTGACAAACACCACCATGACAGTTCAGCCCCTGCTGGAAAAACTGAAAAGCATCACCATCAGCACCATAGTGGCACAGCATCCAATCATTCCAATTCCTTAGGTACGAGAGGTTCTAGTCTAGTTAAAAGGGGATTGAAAACTGGTACTTCtgtttttagaaaaatatga
- the POL12 gene encoding DNA-directed DNA polymerase alpha subunit POL12 (similar to Saccharomyces cerevisiae YBL035C | POL12 | POLymerase): MTFNQNSELIKLFGPDLALNEDKLVPILENIMKVYVLDVDSLFIKWEQFSYHNKEATLSVADLNKFKDYIQKQMEKKINKNNNNNNNNNNDNAITSTSILASNADNRNYNVSNGSINTGSNSMASLKSKRKIMKHNTIVTSSPSTSFNNNHNSTNMSEKFIPLFDNAAKKRKINSSPIYDKASSNDNREAKSFLFEKDNAYNDHNKEISLNVSTIMDKSDDADTSTDFKTPYDQSRPADIIDSSKRVNQNISGKIMKSLNAHLDIAPGLTFGNDEGNVGEGVATSPKVSITPLFDAEKYRFRTMRQNVLDVAEYLDDQLETFEKIFYDAYNIELGDPTIQSQNEIYCCGRIVPDIINLSTENMLNSESLAIETSRSTGIGKRVKLKVDKIKNTSLFQGQIVGLRGKNADGLNFVVEEVLQIPLLPSPVTTNDELMQFNDKMKDSDMKCLITCGPYTRSDSLDYTLLSTFIDKVNNEYRPNVLIMLGPFIDISNELILRGKIPNLDYLGKHEQPRNLDELFIKVINPILEKINENIQLIIIPSINDTLLSHSTYPQPSFSKKILQMNTARSKNSLQSFPNPSTFQLNEIFVGCSNLDFFKNCKDVILGSDVFLTNRFERLTNHLLEQRRYFPLFPPTWNANTKRVAKNDKLRIFAPNLANEVECIYKAVDPPSIDVGYFGLTEFVGDTIPDLMILPSELNAFTSVVKNVVIVNPGCFISRLNGNVGTFAQLSVKKPDLDTFNNLEKVSNNAKEDDLYLHGLWKRARVDIIHV; encoded by the coding sequence ATGACCTTTAATCAAAATTCAGAGTTAATCAAATTATTTGGTCCAGATTTGGCTTTGAATGAAGACAAGTTGGTTCCTATATTGGAGAATATTATGAAGGTATATGTCCTAGATGTTGatagtttatttattaaatggGAACAATTTTCTTATCACAATAAGGAAGCAACTCTATCTGTAGCCGATTTAAACAAATTCAAAGATTatattcaaaaacaaatggaaaaaaaaatcaataagaataataataataataataataataataatgacaatgCAATTACTAGCACTTCCATTTTAGCTAGTAATGCTGATAATCGAAACTACAATGTCTCTAACGGTTCGATTAACACAGGCAGTAATTCTATGGCTAGTTTAAAAAGTAAACGTAAAATTATGAAACATAATACCATAGTGACATCAAGTCCCTCTACAtcttttaacaataatcataatagTACTAATATGTCGGAAAAGTTTATCCCATTGTTTGATAATGCtgctaaaaaaagaaaaattaatagttCACCCATTTATGATAAAGCCTCCTCAAATGATAATAGAGAGGctaaatcatttttatttgaaaaggaTAATGCCTATAATGATCATAATAAGGAAATCTCATTAAATGTTTCCACGATTATGGATAAATCTGATGATGCAGACACTTCCACAGATTTTAAAACACCTTATGACCAGTCTCGACCAGCGGACATTATAGATTCTTCAAAGAGGGTGAATCAAAACATTTCTggtaaaataatgaaatcTTTAAATGCCCATTTAGATATAGCACCCGGTTTAACTTTTGGAAATGATGAAGGGAATGTTGGTGAGGGGGTTGCCACATCTCCAAAAGTTAGTATTACACCCCTCTTCGATGcagaaaaatatagattTAGAACAATGAGACAAAATGTGTTGGATGTTGCTGAATATTTAGATGATCAACTCGAAAcgtttgaaaaaattttttatgatGCATATAATATTGAGTTGGGTGACCCTACAATACAATCGCAAAATGAAATTTATTGTTGTGGAAGGATTGTCCccgatattattaatttgtcAACGGAGAATATGTTAAATTCAGAATCTTTAGCCATAGAAACTAGCAGGAGTACCGGTATTGGGAAAAGGGTCAAACTAAAAGtggataaaattaaaaatacttCGTTATTTCAAGGTCAAATCGTTGGACTAAGGGGTAAAAATGCGGACGGCCTCAATTTCGTAGTAGAAGAGGTTTTACAAATACCGCTTTTACCCTCACCTGTAACTACCAACGATGAACTAATGCAATTTAATGACAAAATGAAGGATTCAGATATGAAATGCCTAATTACGTGTGGGCCATACACCAGATCCGACAGCCTAGATTATACCTTATTGTCCACTTTTATAGACAAGGTAAACAATGAATATAGGCCAAATGTATTAATTATGCTGGGTCCCTTTATTGATATATCTAATGAATTGATTTTAAGGGGGAAAATACCCAATCTTGATTATTTAGGTAAACATGAACAGCCTAGAAATTTAGATGAATTGTTTATTAAGGTGATAAATCCgatattggaaaaaattaacgaAAACATTCAGTTAATTATAATTCCTAGTATAAATGACACACTTCTTAGCCACAGCACGTATCCACAACCTTccttttctaaaaaaattctCCAAATGAATACTGCAAGATCTAAGAATTCTTTACAATCGTTCCCCAACCCAAGCACTTTTCAACTGAATGAAATTTTTGTGGGATGTTCAAACTTggattttttcaaaaattgtaaGGACGTTATTTTAGGCTCAGATGTGTTTTTGACTAATAGGTTTGAAAGATTAACTAATCATCTTTTGGAACAAAGGAGGtattttcctcttttcCCACCTACTTGGAATGCAAACACCAAAAGAGTGGCGAAGAATGATAAATTAAGGATATTTGCTCCCAATCTAGCAAACGAGGTggaatgtatatataaggCAGTGGATCCACCTTCTATTGATGTGGGATATTTCGGTCTAACTGAATTTGTTGGTGATACTATACCTGATTTGATGATTTTACCAAGTGAATTGAATGCTTTTACTAGTGTGGTTAAAAACGTGGTTATTGTAAACCCTGGCTGTTTTATTTCTAGACTAAATGGTAATGTAGGTACTTTTGCTCAGCTAAGTGTTAAAAAACCAGATCTGGATAcgtttaataatttagaaaaagtttCCAATAATGCAAAGGAGGATGATTTGTATTTACATGGTTTATGGAAAAGGGCTAGAGTGGACATTATACATGTTTAA